The Zea mays cultivar B73 chromosome 7, Zm-B73-REFERENCE-NAM-5.0, whole genome shotgun sequence DNA segment CCTCCATCTCTACTCATACCAACATGGTTTTAGCTTTCACTAACAttcattataaaccaagtttgtgttgtttagagttgatttttgcagGATCGCCTATTGaccccctttaggtgctctcatCAACTCGGTCAAGTTGGAAGGTATGTAGCCGAGCCCTCTATTTCATTCTAAGTCTTTACGATTCCAATACTTTAATCTTACCTACAACTTATAAAGTCAATGGTGTTAACTTGAGTAGTCAACGCTCTACAAGCTAATAAAGACAAATATGAAGACAAAATTGTAGATATAGATAAATCTTCGATTGTTTGCCAAAGTACTTTAGATCAAAGCAAAGCTATTGCTAAATATTTATCTAAAAGTTTAGGCTTGGCACAGAAGGCCAGAGATCTCGCCCAAGTCATAGTTGAAAAAAGTCATTGCTACAAAGAAGAGTAAGTTCACTTGTTACCCATCACTTCTAGATTCCAATGTAATAAGTTCTAACTTTGTCCTATATATGATCAAGAAGAACTCATGGTTGATAAAGCCCTCATTAAATCATTGGTGACTTGGCTCTACAACTTTGAGGCTAGAAAATGTTTGAGCGATTTGTATAAAATTGAAAGTCTCCTTGAACAACTCTGTGACTCGAGTCGAACCAATATGATAGAAGCGAGCAACCTTTCATTAGACATTATTTTTTCTTAGTATCTAGGTTTAGAGCTAACCAAATTCAAGAAGGTTTTATGGTAGACTATTCAAATGATAAGATTGAAGATATACTGAAAGAAGTCAAGCCAGATGCATCTAAAGTAGTTAACTAGGTAAAGACTTTTTCCTTAATATTCTTCTTGTGATATGGTTGAGTTGAACATTGTAAGAAATTATTCACACATTTGGTATCTTTGTAATATATTGAGAATCCATGTATGACCTTGATGATATCCAAGTCAAGTATTGTTTTGGAATCAAATCCATATTAAACTTAACTTCCAATCGAGTACAGTCCTCATAGATGACCGAGACCCATGGACTCGGTACTCCTGAAGCTCATATAGAGTTATTACTCATAGATGACCAAGTttcacaaacttggtactctgtaGCTCATATCATGATATTTTCATAGATGACCAAGTTTCATCTAGAACTCATATAGAGATATTATCATTGATAACCGAGCCCTAGATTTCTCTAGAACTCAATATTCTTGGTGCCCATATAGGGATAATAGAGTGCATACAATTTCGTCCATGGTTCCTCACATTATGTCTTTTAACATAGCTTAGAATCACTATCACCCTTCCTAGAGGGGGCTTACACCCACCTCATAAAACTGTGTCAAAGTACCTTTTAGCATATGCAACGTTGATACCTATACCTATCGGAGGAGAAATCCTCTGCCCGGGTGGTGGAACGCACCTGCCCTGATCATAATATGTGGAGGGGGGCTAAAGGTTTACTTGAACGAATGATTGAACACAAGAACAtaggggtttagagtggttctggTCGCCGGAGCATAATATCTTACATCCACTGTGAGTTGTATTGCTTTTAATGCCATGGGTCTGAGCGTATGAGTTGGAGTCGTTCTCCTGTATCGCTTGTGGTCTCCTTTTATAGTCTAAGAGGAGCGCGCACAAGGGAGGTAGACACGGACAAGTGGGCCCAACGTGCTCGTATTAAACATATACTGCCCAAAACTATAAGTGCAGCAGCGGGCTAAGATCTTCCCTCCCCGACTATCATGTCAAGTTGTCAACACCACGATCAGTTATGTCCCCCTTGTCCACAGTCTTGTGTCTACTTGGGATGCCTCCAACATGTTGACGTTGCAGGGGCAGGGCACGCTGATGCGCACAGGAATTAATGTGACATCTCAGTGTTGTCACATCCGGCCTACACAACAGCGGGTGTATCGGGTGCCCGAGAGGCGCCTCATGATGGCATAACTTGTGTTATCTTGAATGAGCATTAAATTTGTGTGGAGCGGGCATGCTGTTGTGCACTTTGGTAACACGTGGGGTAGTCTTGTTGGTTTGTACAACCTATCACGCTTTGTGACCTGCAGATCACGCTTCGGGCGCCCTACAATAAATGTGGGCAGTGTGGCTGCAGCCGGAGAGTTTACTTCTATATGAACATTTGTGCTACGCGTCTTGGGGGCACGTGGCAACTCTGGGCCCTTGATTGTGCAGAGCCAAGGGTGCACATACAGTGTAAGCCTCGGGCTCACACTATAAGGGGTCTAGGACCCAATTCCTAGGGTCCGGGCGTTTACACGTGTCAGGCCGGAGGCTGCCCACGGTGAACTTCGGTGGTGTTTTCGAAGGTCTGGGTTCCAGTCATGGGGGTCCGAACTCATAGGAGTAGCCCttgttgtgaatcatctaggccccttaatgatgttttggtaattaatggcaACCATATGTGGACTAACAATATTTGGAGgaataagaatgcaggttggaccacaAGAAAATGAGTTGTATCAAAAGTCTTGGAGGCTTAAGACATTTCTAGTGAATCAGGTGAAAGCAAAGATATagtatatgttttgtttttgccggtcaccGGGTGTTTAGAGAAGTATTTGACCAGATTggtaggctagatagtcgtaATGTCAAGAGGCGTAAATAAACTTGGTCCGTGTAAAACATAGTGCCTCATAAAGCATCCAGTGTTTgcattgcatgaggactaaccatgctttcatgtttgATAGCTAAAATCTTTTCAAAAAGCGTGTTTGAAAAGTGACTAAGTTTCTATGATCACGGACCGTTCGGGCCaagaggccggaccgtccgcgatccatccAGAGAGATCCAAAGTTTTCTCACCTCAATGTGGGCCAAAGTGTTAGCAttgtggaccgtccgggccttagggctagACCAtctgcagtcctgaccagagagggTCTCAGTttgcacaagtccatgtgtgcttgtgtggaccgTCTGACCATGTGTGTCGGACCGTCCGCAGGTGCCAAAatgggtttgggcagggactgtgtttTTGGGCATTTGTATTGGGGATTGTCGGTGTTTGAGCCCGAACAATGCTAACTCTAGGCGGTGGATAGTCCGTCCATGTTAATGTAACTTGGTCAGAGCTCAGGTAGCCCACGTCGctaggtctcggaccgtccgaccatgtgcgctggaccgtccgggcccaccttttctgacagctctgacatgATTCAAATGAGTAATATAGTTGTTACTGGTACAATAGACTGTCTGGCCATACGGTGCGGACCATCGCGTGTGAGCAGAAGATGTGCTACTTGCACATAACGTCTAGAAAAGAGTGGGGAGCTATAAATAAAAGTGAAGCTtgtgtgtgagggctctcttgacCATTCCTAGAACAAATTGAgcacatttgtgatcctccaactcactctctaacatgctttgcttgagattgcattttaGTGAGATATTGAGagctcctagtgcatttgcatcaattggtgattcttgaggtacTAGGTGATACACTAGAAAGAgtcatcgacttgttactcttggaggttgccgcctcctagacagcTTGGTGGTGTCTCCGTCAAGCTCTTTGTGAAGGTTGTGGATAAGTCGCGGttgtgattgtgaggggttcacaCCTACCTCaccggagcggcaaaggcgatGCTAGTGGAATCAAGATAACGAGTGATTCCTTGTCCACTTAgcccaaagatcaagtcgtgtcttgatagaggagcaagtgagagtttGGATTCCACCTCAacatggattaggggtgatcggcaaatcacgatACCACGGGGAAAAATTCGGTCTCTTTTTTCCACTTGTTAATTTCATTGCTAGTAGCTAGTGATTATTGAATCGTCATTCATTTCTATCTTTGTTATTATTGTTTCCTATTAGTTGCTTACATGTATTAGCTAGAGAATGTATGTCTTatcgtattgattaaatttctctagtgttgttgattttagtcaaaatcaTTTATTCACCCCTCTagtcggtgtcctagatcctacaagtggtatcagagcagaggactccattgtttgttgaTTAAATTTCTCTTGCTGTTTCACTGGTCCACTTGACTGCTATTGGATCATGCGTGGGGACAACTTTGAGTTGAACTAGGAGGAGCTGGAGCTTTTGATTGATGGGATAGCTAGTGAGGCCTTCGTTCTAGAACATCCTTTTCTTCTCCGGGATGTCTCCGCGTTATGTGATGACCAAGGCCTTAGATCTGCGCTTGTGGCCACCATGCCAACTGTCAATGATAATGTTCTGGTGATTTGTCAGCTAGGAGGTGACCCGCACCGTGGGGTCCATAAACCAGGTGTGTCAAGTGAGGGGCCACAGCTAGGTAGGGCGGCCTCAGCATGGCCCTAGCCCTTTGGAGAAGGGGAAGGGGCTCTCTAGCAGCAGCTCCATCCCTAGCGCTCTTGGCGAGTCCGGTGGAGAGCGATGGTGTAGGCTGCGTCATAGCGATGGGACCCCTGTCTCCAAACCTCTTGCTAGCGCCGATCCTGCTGGCGGCTCTGATTCCTCAGCCAAACGTTAGAGAACCATGATGGCATGGGTGCAGGGCAGCCCCCATGTTACTGGTGCCTAGACATCTACCAACACACCCCCACCTCCTGGCCACAACTGTCCCAGGAAGGGCAGCAATAGCAGCAACAACAACCACAACCCGAGGTGCAGCATTCTGAGCTTCCAGCGACGGTGGAATATTTGAATGCCATGGTAAAGACGTTTTCTTCTGCTTTCGTTTTTTCTTTGGGAAATTTGGattcataccattaaaagatcaccactttggatccataccattactatctcacttacatgtgggtccacatgagtcaatgacatgtggggtccatggtatatatctaaagtttggatcttttaatggtatagatccaattgttccttttTTTAGAGAGTTTGATGCCTGGATGACCCGATTTTGTTTGTCATGACCACACCCTTAGCCGACTCATCTCCTACTTCTACCGGCACTAGACCAGCAGATGGGCTTCACTCCTAGGAACCAGAGCCTGCTAGAGACGTTGCCGGGGTTTCGAGCTCTACTAGCACTGGTGCGGTGCCCGAGGCCACCCGTGCTTTGCCGATGGACCCAGCGAACGAGACCTTGGCAAATGCAGAAGGGAAGGCCTTGGCGGCGACAAGTGTATCGACGACAGATGTGATGGCTTCGCCCGCACGTCTTTGACGAAGGTGGTCCGAGCCGCGGACACACTCGAGATTCCTAGGGATATTCACCGTACTGATTCTGTTCTATAGGACCCATGGTTGGGCACTAACACAGCTAGCTCCGTACTCCAGCCCACTTCCAAAGAGGTGCTGGAAGAGATTTTAGGTCGACGGCTCCTACCGGTCTCTACACAGGAGACGGTTTCGACGGTCCCTCTTCCCCAAGTGCTACTCTAGACCCGTTGGGAGAAGGCAAAAAGGCCTTCAGGCAAGATTGGGGGCACTAGAGGCAGAGCGGAAATGCCTCACTGACTGGCATGTCTGGTTGGAGAAGCGTGTCAACTCCGTATCCCTCCAGACGACCCACGATTGGTCCAAGCTTGAAGAAGACCGCAAATAATTTGAGAAGGATCTTGAAGCGGTAATCGACCGAGAAAAACAAGCCACCTGGAGAGAGAGGGTGGTCAACTTGAGAAAAGAGGTGGTGGGCTAGAAGGAGAGACTCCTCGACCGGATGAAGGCCTCGCTTGAGGCTAGGGATAGGACCCTCGAGGTACAACGGACACAGTAGTAGGAAATTTCTGCAACCTTGCATAGACATCACCTGGAGCTGGAGGAGAAAGCTACCTAGGTTACCTTTATCAAGGAGGAGGTCGAGAAAAAGAAGAAACTCCTCGAGAGGTTGAACTCCAACAccacaaccttagagaaaatcctTGACAAGCAGGCAAGCTAATTGGCCGAGCGTGAAAAGACCATGAAGCTTAAGGAGGACGACTTCGACGAACGGATCCGCCAATTCGATGTGTCTCATGCATTGCTGGACACCTAGGTGCTGGAAGCCACCTAGAAAGCACTTGAGGCCCTCCAAGTGAAGTAGCGTGAGGGGGTTCACCATATCGTCAACTGGGCCAGCGAGGCCAGTATTGGGCTGGTGCCATTTGGGGTAAGCCCCATCTAGGCGGGACCAGCGGCCTCGATCATCAATGCTCTACCCTCCTAGATGTTGGCGTCGAGCGACTTTGGCGTCTGGACCATGTTGTTGGTGCCCGACTTGAAGCTAAGGGCCATGAGCTCATTCGAACGGTGATAGATCACATCCTTGTCTGCCTTAGGACCCATGATCCATCCATCTCTCTAGCGTCGGTTGCTGCATGCCCTGTGGATGGAGCAGAGGACGCAGCATGGGCGACCGTCCAGGATATTTTCGATCTTGTTGAAGCCTGCTTCTAACACGATTCTAGTGATGCCTAGGAGCTGGGCCACCTACGAGAATATGAGAGGGATGCCGGGGCACACAACAGAGAAAGTATAGTCTTTTTGTGTGATGGTTGTAATGGACAATTCTAAAATTGCATGAAAACTTATCTATATGTTCTAGTTTTTTGTTATGACCTTGCATACACATGAGCACCCTAGTACCCTAGCCCCATGGTGGCTAGCCTCAATTGTTTGAGACTAGCCATCAACAAAACATGGTGCGAAAGAGCGAAAGTTGATGCCTGCATACGACTTACGATTGATCTTAGTAGCACACCCGTGGGGCTCCGCTTTCTATTTTGGACAGTCCCTTGAGATGCAGAGCCAGACCCGGAACCAAAGCATGGTAGTCCAACCTATAGGTAGGAACAAGGTCTGGGCCCCTTGGGGCCTAGCCAAAGTACCAGTACACTTGGGTAGTAGGCACGCCTGCGGGTCAGCGACTCAATGTAGGTCTAATCACAGCAACATAGGGTGAAATCCCATATGGGTGGATTAGGGGGATAAAGCAAAAAAATGAGAGGAAAATATTGCAAAGATTGAGCCGAGGGCAAATCTTACCTTTATAATTTGATACACATGCGATGGATGCCGGAGGTCGGGTTTATGAGGGCAGACCTCACCGAACCGAACTACACATAGGACTTTCAAAGGAAAATTTTGTTTCTAGGCTATCTTTACGGGTAAAACTatggaggtgttctatgttccatgggtTGGGTAGCGGTACACCTTCCTCCATAGAAAGATGAACGCATTTGGGTAAGCACACCtacgttaccttgaagggtccttcccagctgggggagagtttgtgaagGCCTTCTCGATACAGGATTCGTTGAAGGATCCCCAACCCGGAGCTCCCTATTATGCACAaatagggctgggcattcggtttttTTAAACTTCGATTCAGTTTTTCGGTTTTCTATGCATTAGAAACCGATCGGTTTTcttgaaaatgaaaaaccgagaagttcagttttggttttttacttcggttttttggtaaaaaccaaataccaaacttatactcaagacaacacatacaacaagtttatatgacagattacacataattttaaaaagaaaaaattatataggtacaaatatttagagatacatcatacatcacatataaataagtgataacaatttaattgcttcacacatttagttcacataatcgaatagtcaaactttagaattgataaagtttggtaATTCGGTTTTTTGGTATTTCGATTTGGTACacggtgaaaaccgattacgataccgaaaaTCGAACTTTTGAGATACAAAAACCGAAACCGGACCGAACTACCGAAAAACCAAAATTTCGGATCGGTTTGGTACGGTTCGGTTGGGTTTTCGATTTATGGTAAAAAAAGTGCCCAGTCCTATGCACAAATCGCTGGTGGAAGCGCTAGAGTGCCTAGTTGTATCATGTATTTTGGATCATAGCCTATCATCttcgctcgtcgatgaagtccacatctTCACGTCGTAGCTGCTCCTGCATGGATTCATCGAAAACCTGGACCCACGGGGAGCCCATGACGATTTCTGGGGGAAGGCATGCTTCAACcctgtagaccaggaagaacggggtctccttgTTGGTGGCTCGGTTGGGTGTGGTCCAGTTCCCCCATAGCATGCACGAAAGCTCATCGACCCATTTTCCGTTGTGCTTTGACAAGCAGTTGTAAGTACGCGTCTTGAGACCATGAAGATCTCCGTGTTACCCCTCTCAACTTGTCTGTTACTTTTGGGATGTGCCATAGAGGCAAAGCAGAGTTGAGCGTCGATGCCTTCGCGATACTCCTGAAAGAGTCGGCTCCTGAATTAGGTCCCATTGTCTGTGATGATGCGATTGGGATGCCAAATCTATAGACGATCGATTTAAGGAAGGCAACGACTACGCTTTGGGTAAAGTTTACTGTAGGGGTAAGCTTCTGGCCACTTGATGAATTTGTTGATGGTGACGAAGAGGAATCGGTACCCACCAATGGCCCTGGGAAATGGCCCCAAGATGTCCACCCTCATACGATGAATGACTAAGATGGTGGAATCATTTGTAGTGACTGTGCCGACATGTGTATttgctttgcatggaactgacatgcTTTGCAGGACTTCACCAGCTCAACTGCATCCTAGAgggcggttggccagtaaaagccatgccagaaggccttttcGACCAATGTGCTAGATGAGAATGACTTCCACACTCGCCTCCATGGATCTCTGCGAGCAAGTCGTAGCCCTTTTCCTGGGTAATGCATCGCATGAGAATGTTGTTGGCGTCGCAACGGTAGAGAGCCTCTTCTACCACTACGTAGCATTTAGCCACCACACTATGCGCTCATCGGATACATGGTTGCAAATTGTGACAATTTAAAAGTGACCATGTTGATCATGTTTGAACCATGTCTAAGACATAAGACCTACGATGATCATGTTGCAAATCATGACAATTTTAAAGTTGAGTCTTGATTAGTCTATCTCACATTGAACCATGTAATTTACCAAATTTCAAAGAAAACTGAGGATCCCTTTCATCTCAAGCATTTCGAATAAAGGACAGGACCACACAAAACTAATACGAGCGTGATTGGTTGTCCGCTGAGACAGTCCAGGGTGAACGGCGGCTGGCTGCGTACACCTCGGCGCGCGTCTCTCAGCTAGACTGAGGGCATGTACAATCGATGTCTTGAGCTGTGTTTTCGAGTGTGTCTAAGGGGGTAAATGTAAAAACACTCAAAATATGTATCTTAATGAAGACATTGTGTCTTAGCTCTAGGTTCGAGACAAGAGATTAGCTAATTGGTCAATTTAATTTATTAAATGCTCTGATTGGTGCAATGAATATAGTAAGACACAAGTTTTAGACACACCTACTGTATTATATTGTATTTTAGTTGTATCTTATACTTGAAATATCGTGCAACAATGTCGGACTTTGTAAGCGCCTCCCGCCGTCCCATGTTGCTTTTGGGCCTGGCTCGCAGACCCAAACCAGTCTACAATCACGCGAGAGTGGATCTGTCGAGTTTGGTCGCACTCCGATGCGGGCAACCGTcttttttgcattttagcccttTTGGGTTTTATTTTCACAAATACGCCCTTTATAGTTTCATTTAAAAAATGAACCCTCAGCTCGGCGccattgacattggcgccgagctACTACGTGTCGGCGCCAATTAGTTTGGCGTGTACATCGTTTTGCGTGGCTCTTACGTGGCTAGAGGTCGGCGCCACCGATCTCGGCGCCGAGGTCGGCGCCATGGATCTCGGTGCTGACCTCTGTGTCTATAATTATCCCACTTCGGCTGTCAGTTTCTCTTCTACAAAACGACCAATATCAACCTAGCGACTTGGATCTATTGTTCCTGTGTATCAAGGTAATTTCCATTTTATGGTCTTTTGCTATGTCTGATTAATAGGGTTAGAGTTACTGTTTGGGAATCATTTTTAGAATCATTTTTTATCGTCATATTATCGATTTGTAGGATGTCTAGGCGTGGTAAATCTGCTAAACAAAGGTAAGCGTTGCATTAAATGTAATTGTTGGAACCTGCTCAccagggcaagttgatccaacgggaaaGTGAAAAGAGTATTTGCAAAGTTTAGCATGGAATGCCAAAAGCTTCGTTAATCTCTCCAGGCCTAGGCACTGTACGGGGatatttataggtactcgaggggCTGCCTGTCCCTGTCAAAGACATTTAGACCCTCGAGTACCCGGCTTATCCCCGAAATATTCCCACTAAGGGAGGTTATAGACAGTCATTACGATAAACTTTATTACATACACGACCCTTATTACTCCTATCCACGCGGGGGCCATCTCTATGGGCCGAATCGCACATGGGCCTCCCCTGGTGGTGAGGGAACAGGAGGTCCGTAGACTTCGGCTAGGCCTTCATCTCGTCTCGTGTGGGCGAAGGGGGTCGAACAGGCCTCCGTCCGATTGGCACCCTCGGCCTGCCTTGGCGGGTTCTGTGGATTCAGCCTTCGTCTGTGCAAGACGGGGACGAAGTCgtagagcgaagggtagcgtgttcgccttcgccccaatagTAATAACTAATATTTGTGAATAACTTATTAAAATTTAGGAAGGGTCCATTGATCGGAACTGCCTTCGACCCGCTTCCTTTGCCAACTAGTGTTTCTGTGTCTATGTgtttttgtggtgatccttgcaagaTTGACAAGTCTGAGGATCATGACACTTATCCCCATACGATTTACCCACTATTAACGATTTACCAATAATAACTACAAATCAATAAGTACATGGAGAGCGGGTTACCGGGCGGTGGAGACCGTGGCCGACCGGAGACCGGGAGGCGAGCGGCGGCTGTGGGCGGCGGGCGTGGGCGGCGAACGGCGGGCGTGGGCGGGCGGCTTGGGGCTGGCAGGTGGTGGCGGGCGGGCGACGCGGGGGCGGTGGGCGACCGACTTGGGGTGGCGGCCGGCGCAGGGTGGTGGCGGCCGATCAGGAGGCGCGCGGGGCTGGGCGGGCGGCGCGCGGGAGGGCGGACGGGCGGCGTGCGGGTGGCGAGCATGGGCTGGGCTGGATGGGGCAGGCGTCGACGTTGAATGGAGTGGACCCTGGTATATGAGACATCGACGCCAAGATCCATGACGCCGACCTATCGCCACATCAGTAACAGGTAGCTTCAATTTAATTGGCACCGACACGTTCTAGCTCGGCGCCAATAGTGATGACGCTGAGCTAGGAGTCTATTTTTAAAAATAAAACTGAAAAAGACGTATTTATGAAAATAAAACTAAAAAAAGGCTAAATTAAAAAAACGGTGCGGGCAACCAATTACGCCCTACGTGGTTacttagggcatgtacaatggtgtttaatgtggaggctcttaaggtgttttaagggggtatttgcaaaaaaatcttagagccgtctctccgtgaagagacgcctatggctcgtaaaccaagtagcaacagacgcctcactttccactgtacgaatttgtcgtctgttctatcgatctgatgtTGTACAAAtgcatttaattctgtatttattaacaGACTACATTTATAGACACTTCATTGtataatagagtctcttagttgtctcttgtacttggagaaccgttttgatgtctctccactgtacataCCCTTAGCAGAACCTCAAAATTTCGCAAAATCTAGTGTTGGAATATAATTAGTGCAATCAGCAGGGTCTCTTGTGCAAACACCCCGTCCACTGCACAGCCAATTCCCCATCGCGATAGGCCCGTTCGCACGAATCACTGCTCTGCTTTCACCCCCCGCATCGAACCTCACCCCCGATCTGATCGAATCGAAGGCTGCGGCGGCGATGGGCGGTGACCATGGCGGTGGGCACGCCGGCGGCGACTTCCGCCAGAAGGTATGGAGCATGACGGGCGGCCCGTACTGCCGCCCCGTCCACTGGCGCCGTAACACCGCCATCGCCATGTTCGGCGTCTTCCTCATCTGCATCCCCATCGCTATGAAGTCCGCAGAGCTCGAGGTATGCATGTGTATCCCCATCACCCAGACTCTGACCCTGCGACTTCTCGTTGTCGTACATGGTTTTGAGGATTTGAGCTGATGCTTGCTCTACCCTAGATATTAGATCTGCGGCGAACGTCTCAATATTTATGGAGTTCTTGGTAGTGAGACTTCTTGTCTTTGGAACTAGGAATAGCCTATCCATTCTGTATAACACATAGTTCGAACGCGGATGTGAAGGACAGCTCGTTAATAGGGTACTGTTGCTGTAAATTCCAAACCCGTGAGTGCCATTTCTTGTGATCCTGTTGGAAGTGCCCCTTGAATCCTTGATCTAGTATTGCTATTTAATGCAGAGGATGCAAGTTCCACTTATTTTCGGTCATTGGGATTGGGTTGACCCAAAACTTGCTAGAATGAACTAAAACGGCCTGCCACCTAATTTTTTTAGGGGGGTGAAATGAACTAAAATGTCATACCACGTAATTAATAATTAATTACCTGAACCCCAAAGCACCATTGGGTACCTGCTTGCATCCCTAAATGCACTTTCAGAATATGATGCTACTTCATTGAAGTGGCTGGCTACAATGGTTTCTTTTGAACTTCTGATATTTTCTGTCTGTACTGAAACTATCTGTGGCTAAATTGTGATGAGTGTGCTTGTTTCCATTTGGACAACTTGCTGACATGCATATATTAGCCAGGTATGCATGACAGGTGTTCTAACGGATCAAATAGTGTCTATAAGTAACTCCACTGAAATTCTCTGATAGCCATGATGCATGTTCTCTAGATAGCTAATGAATATATGGGATGATGGAGGAGATAGGGGACTGAGATGCTGCAAATTCATTTCTCAGGGAAAGCATGTAGGTCTTCCTGGTGCCAGTGAGCTACATAATGAACAATCAGAATGTAAGCGATATGTAGAATATAAGGGCTAACCATCTTGTACTGTTTCTTGTAATTTGTCTAAGTTCAAGGCAGACCCTCCCTAACTTGTCTCTACTGGGTG contains these protein-coding regions:
- the LOC100303970 gene encoding uncharacterized protein isoform X2, yielding MGGDHGGGHAGGDFRQKVWSMTGGPYCRPVHWRRNTAIAMFGVFLICIPIAMKSAELEQRPHHPVRPIPSQLWCKNFGKKEY
- the LOC100303970 gene encoding uncharacterized protein isoform X1; the encoded protein is MGGDHGGGHAGGDFRQKVWSMTGGPYCRPVHWRRNTAIAMFGVFLICIPIAMKSAELEVPELGPFFQAGAMLLKDRHTDSMCSSFCL